A stretch of Anaeromyxobacter dehalogenans 2CP-1 DNA encodes these proteins:
- a CDS encoding HpcH/HpaI aldolase/citrate lyase family protein: MPVVRPRRSALYLPGSNARALEKARTLPADALLLDLEDAVAPAAKDAARAQVVAALAQGGFGRRERVVRVNGLGTPWGAADLAALARAGADAICLPKVERAAEVHAAVQALAAGHAPAGLALWCMVETPRGVLAADEIAGASPRVACLVAGTSDLVKDLGARHTAGRAEVLTSLSLVLLAARAHGLAALDGVFLDLEDAAGLEAACRQGRDLGFDGKTLIHPKQLEAANRAFAPDDAELERARRVIAAHAEAEAAGLGVTVVDGRLVEALHVAAARRTVALAEAVAAGHGGPDPHGG; encoded by the coding sequence ATGCCCGTCGTCCGCCCCCGCCGCAGCGCCCTGTACCTGCCCGGCTCCAACGCGCGCGCCCTCGAGAAGGCGCGCACGCTCCCCGCCGACGCGCTCCTCCTCGACCTGGAGGACGCGGTGGCGCCCGCCGCCAAGGACGCCGCCCGCGCGCAGGTGGTGGCCGCGCTGGCGCAGGGCGGCTTCGGCCGGCGCGAGCGCGTGGTGCGCGTGAACGGGCTCGGGACGCCGTGGGGCGCGGCCGATCTGGCGGCGCTGGCCCGCGCCGGCGCCGACGCGATCTGCCTGCCGAAGGTGGAGCGCGCCGCCGAGGTGCACGCCGCGGTGCAGGCGCTCGCGGCCGGCCACGCGCCGGCCGGCCTCGCGCTCTGGTGCATGGTCGAGACCCCGCGCGGCGTGCTGGCGGCCGACGAGATCGCCGGCGCGTCGCCGAGGGTGGCGTGCCTGGTGGCCGGCACGAGCGACCTCGTGAAGGACCTGGGCGCGCGCCACACCGCCGGCCGCGCCGAGGTCCTCACCAGCCTGTCGCTCGTCCTGCTCGCCGCGCGCGCCCACGGGCTCGCCGCGCTCGACGGCGTGTTCCTCGACCTCGAGGACGCGGCGGGGCTGGAGGCCGCCTGCCGGCAGGGGCGGGACCTCGGCTTCGACGGCAAGACGCTCATCCACCCGAAGCAGCTCGAGGCGGCGAACCGCGCCTTCGCGCCGGACGACGCCGAGCTGGAGCGGGCGCGGCGGGTGATCGCGGCGCACGCCGAGGCCGAGGCGGCCGGGCTGGGCGTCACGGTGGTGGACGGGCGCCTGGTGGAGGCGCTGCACGTCGCGGCGGCGCGCCGGACGGTGGCGCTCGCCGAGGCCGTCGCGGCCGGGCATGGCGGGCCGGACCCGCACGGCGGGTGA
- a CDS encoding prephenate dehydrogenase — protein MNVPTNRPLPALPGHLGVVGLGLMGASLARAARRVDRGVRITAVEPRAEVRARALADGVADQVSAEPDAALAGCGVVVLCTPVATIEALLAPVSALLADGAVLTDVGGAKERVVTLARERVRPGVAFVGAHPMFGGHGGYDGATAEKWSAGGTVAICTDGDPGAVDRVAALHLALGAKVERCTAAEHDAAVAMVSHLPYLVASALSVAVREAGPLAMHLAGPGLKDATRLAEFPFDIQGEVARRNAHLPEAARRLERHLARLLAAIAESPESARSALEAARAAREELF, from the coding sequence GTGAACGTCCCGACGAACAGGCCGCTCCCCGCGCTCCCGGGCCACCTGGGCGTGGTGGGGCTGGGCCTCATGGGCGCCTCGCTCGCCCGCGCCGCCCGCCGGGTGGACCGGGGCGTGCGCATCACCGCGGTGGAGCCGCGCGCCGAGGTCCGCGCCCGGGCGCTCGCCGACGGCGTGGCCGACCAGGTGTCCGCGGAGCCCGACGCCGCGCTCGCCGGCTGCGGGGTGGTGGTGCTGTGCACGCCGGTCGCGACCATCGAGGCGCTGCTCGCGCCGGTCTCGGCCCTGCTCGCCGACGGGGCGGTGCTCACCGACGTGGGCGGCGCGAAGGAGCGGGTGGTGACGCTGGCGCGCGAGCGGGTCCGCCCCGGCGTCGCCTTCGTGGGTGCGCACCCCATGTTCGGCGGCCACGGCGGCTACGACGGCGCCACCGCGGAGAAGTGGTCGGCGGGCGGCACGGTGGCGATCTGCACCGACGGCGATCCGGGCGCGGTGGACCGGGTGGCGGCGCTGCACCTCGCGCTCGGCGCGAAGGTCGAGCGCTGCACCGCCGCCGAGCACGACGCGGCGGTGGCGATGGTCTCGCACCTGCCCTACCTCGTCGCCTCGGCGCTCTCGGTGGCGGTGCGCGAGGCCGGCCCGCTCGCCATGCACCTCGCCGGCCCCGGCCTCAAGGACGCGACGCGCCTGGCCGAGTTCCCGTTCGACATCCAGGGCGAGGTGGCCCGGCGCAACGCCCACCTGCCGGAGGCGGCGCGCCGGCTGGAGCGGCACCTCGCCCGCCTCCTCGCCGCCATCGCCGAGTCGCCGGAGTCGGCGCGCTCGGCCCTCGAGGCGGCCCGCGCCGCACGGGAGGAGCTGTTTTGA
- the aroA gene encoding 3-phosphoshikimate 1-carboxyvinyltransferase — translation MSAAPTSGPLTCRRAGPLRGAIEVPGDKSISHRSLLFGALSTGETRVAGLLDAEDVHSTRRAVEALGATVRTEGAEVVVTPPATLREPGDVIDCGNSGTSLRLLTGVLSGVPGLSVLTGDASLRRRPVRRVIDPLRVMGANLSARDGDRLPPVVVRGGALRGARHLLPVASAQVKSALLLAGLFAEGETTVVEPEKSRDHTERMLRGMGVPVKVSGLEVSVSAARPAGGRVDVPGDISSAAFFLCGAAALPGSEVTVRNLGVNETRTGLLDVLRAMGADVRLANLREVAGEPRADVTVRADRLEGTEIRGATIPRLIDELPVVMVMATQARGRTVIRDAKELRVKESDRLAAMGETLSRAGARIELFEDGCAIDGPTPLRGVEVRTRLDHRIAMSMAVAQLFCGGEPVVLDDVACVATSFPSFFRLLDQVSGQASGGGAP, via the coding sequence TTGAGCGCTGCCCCGACCTCCGGACCCCTGACCTGCCGGCGCGCCGGCCCGCTGCGCGGCGCCATCGAGGTGCCCGGCGACAAGTCCATCTCGCACCGGAGCCTGCTCTTCGGCGCGCTGTCCACCGGCGAGACCCGCGTCGCGGGGCTGCTCGACGCCGAGGACGTCCACTCCACCCGCAGGGCGGTGGAGGCGCTCGGCGCCACGGTGCGCACGGAGGGCGCCGAGGTGGTGGTGACGCCGCCCGCGACGCTGCGCGAGCCGGGGGACGTCATCGACTGCGGCAACTCCGGCACGAGCCTGCGCCTGCTCACCGGCGTGCTCTCCGGCGTGCCCGGCCTGTCGGTGCTCACCGGCGACGCCTCGCTGCGGCGCCGCCCGGTGCGGCGGGTGATCGACCCGCTCCGGGTGATGGGCGCGAACCTGTCCGCCCGCGACGGCGATCGCCTGCCGCCGGTGGTCGTCCGCGGGGGCGCGCTGCGCGGGGCGCGGCACCTGCTCCCGGTGGCGAGCGCGCAGGTGAAGAGCGCGCTGCTGCTCGCCGGCCTGTTCGCCGAGGGCGAGACCACGGTGGTCGAGCCGGAGAAGAGCCGCGATCACACCGAGCGCATGCTGCGCGGGATGGGCGTGCCGGTGAAGGTCTCGGGCCTGGAGGTGTCGGTCTCGGCAGCGCGGCCCGCCGGCGGGCGCGTGGACGTGCCGGGTGACATCTCCTCGGCGGCGTTCTTCCTCTGCGGCGCGGCGGCGCTCCCCGGCTCCGAGGTGACGGTCCGCAACCTGGGCGTGAACGAGACGCGCACCGGGCTGCTCGACGTGCTCCGGGCCATGGGCGCCGACGTGCGGCTCGCGAACCTCCGCGAGGTGGCGGGCGAGCCGCGCGCCGACGTGACCGTGCGCGCCGATCGCCTGGAGGGCACCGAGATCCGCGGCGCGACCATCCCCCGGCTCATCGACGAGCTGCCGGTGGTGATGGTGATGGCCACGCAGGCGCGCGGCCGGACCGTGATCCGCGACGCGAAGGAGCTCCGGGTGAAGGAGTCCGACCGGCTCGCCGCCATGGGCGAGACGCTCTCGCGCGCCGGCGCCCGCATCGAGCTGTTCGAGGACGGCTGCGCCATCGACGGGCCCACGCCGCTGCGCGGCGTCGAGGTCCGCACCCGGCTGGATCACCGCATCGCCATGTCCATGGCGGTCGCGCAGCTGTTCTGCGGCGGGGAGCCGGTGGTGCTCGACGACGTGGCCTGCGTCGCGACCAGC
- the aroH gene encoding chorismate mutase, whose translation MRGIRGATQCSANTVEAIEDAVKELCREITSRNQLEPQQIVWAIFTVTHDLDADFPARAARVQGWNAVPMICSQEIPVPGSMPRIVRVLLHVDSDGPRNHVYLRGAQALRPDLHVRP comes from the coding sequence ATGCGTGGCATTCGAGGCGCGACCCAGTGCTCGGCCAACACGGTCGAGGCGATCGAGGATGCGGTGAAGGAGCTGTGCCGCGAGATCACCTCGCGCAACCAGCTCGAGCCGCAGCAGATCGTATGGGCGATCTTCACCGTCACCCATGACCTCGACGCCGACTTCCCGGCGCGCGCCGCGCGCGTGCAGGGCTGGAACGCCGTCCCGATGATCTGCTCGCAGGAGATCCCGGTCCCCGGCTCGATGCCGCGGATCGTCCGGGTGCTGCTGCACGTGGACTCCGACGGTCCGCGCAACCACGTGTACCTGCGCGGCGCGCAGGCGCTCCGGCCCGACCTCCACGTGCGGCCGTGA
- a CDS encoding arginine N-succinyltransferase has protein sequence MLLLRDAQKTDLAGLAALAKVLNTVNLPYDERALSGIVDRSVRSFAGKIRDPLERAYVFVAEEPRTRRIVGTSMIIAQHGTRESPCTFFDVSEREHYSSTIDRHFKHQVLSIGYHFDGPTEIGGLVVHPGLRGGEARAGKQLAFVRFLYMAMFRDRFRERVLAELMPPLTKDGRSLFWEAFGKRFTDLDYQEADKKSRENKEFIQQLFPPSDVYATLFPPAVRRLLGKVGPDTEPVRRMLEKIGFRYVDRIDPFDGGPHYEATLADITLVRAYRRARLAPEPLDGELHGGEDCLIAVTRGEGRTRFRAVRTGARLDGTNVWIPQRAREVLDGRPGERVHVVPFDGGAR, from the coding sequence ATGCTGCTCCTCAGGGACGCCCAGAAGACGGACCTCGCGGGGCTCGCCGCCCTGGCGAAGGTGCTGAACACGGTCAACCTCCCCTACGACGAGCGCGCGCTCTCGGGGATCGTCGATCGCTCGGTGCGGAGCTTCGCCGGGAAGATCCGCGATCCGCTGGAGCGGGCCTACGTGTTCGTGGCGGAGGAGCCGCGCACGAGGCGGATCGTCGGCACCTCGATGATCATCGCGCAGCACGGCACGCGCGAGTCGCCCTGCACGTTCTTCGACGTCTCCGAGCGCGAGCACTACTCGTCCACCATCGACCGGCACTTCAAGCACCAGGTCCTCTCCATCGGCTACCACTTCGACGGCCCCACCGAGATCGGCGGCCTGGTGGTGCACCCGGGCCTGCGCGGCGGGGAAGCGCGCGCCGGCAAGCAGCTCGCGTTCGTGCGCTTCCTCTACATGGCCATGTTCCGCGACCGCTTCCGCGAGCGCGTCCTCGCCGAGCTCATGCCGCCGCTCACGAAGGACGGCCGCAGCCTGTTCTGGGAGGCGTTCGGCAAGCGCTTCACCGACCTCGACTACCAGGAGGCCGACAAGAAGAGCCGCGAGAACAAGGAGTTCATCCAGCAGCTCTTCCCGCCCTCCGACGTGTACGCGACGCTGTTCCCGCCGGCGGTCCGCCGCCTGCTCGGGAAGGTCGGTCCCGACACCGAGCCGGTCCGGCGGATGCTCGAGAAGATCGGCTTCCGCTACGTCGACCGCATCGACCCGTTCGACGGCGGCCCGCACTACGAGGCGACGCTCGCGGACATCACGCTCGTGCGCGCCTACCGCCGCGCCCGCCTCGCGCCCGAGCCGCTCGACGGCGAGCTGCACGGCGGCGAGGACTGCCTGATCGCGGTGACCCGCGGCGAGGGTCGGACCCGCTTTCGGGCGGTGCGCACCGGCGCGCGGCTGGATGGGACGAACGTCTGGATTCCCCAGCGCGCACGCGAGGTTCTGGATGGGCGGCCGGGCGAGCGGGTGCACGTCGTCCCGTTCGACGGCGGGGCGCGCTGA
- the dtd gene encoding D-aminoacyl-tRNA deacylase, producing MRAVIQRVSRAEVRVGGAATGAIGRGLLVLLGVARDDGAPDARLLADKIAALRIFEDAAGKMNLAVAEVGGAVLVVSQFTLLGDARRGNRPGFSDAAPPEAANALYESVCGMLREKGLRVETGVFRAEMEVELVNDGPVTILLDSRRLF from the coding sequence GTGCGGGCGGTGATCCAGCGGGTCTCGAGGGCCGAGGTGCGGGTGGGCGGCGCGGCCACCGGCGCGATCGGGCGCGGGCTGCTCGTCCTGCTGGGCGTGGCGCGCGACGACGGCGCCCCGGACGCGCGGCTGCTCGCCGACAAGATCGCGGCCCTGCGGATCTTCGAGGACGCGGCCGGCAAGATGAACCTGGCCGTCGCCGAGGTGGGCGGCGCGGTGCTGGTCGTGTCGCAGTTCACGCTGCTCGGCGACGCGCGCCGGGGGAACCGGCCCGGCTTCAGCGACGCGGCGCCGCCCGAGGCGGCGAACGCGCTCTACGAGTCGGTGTGCGGGATGCTCCGCGAGAAGGGGCTGCGCGTCGAGACCGGGGTGTTCCGCGCCGAGATGGAGGTCGAGCTGGTGAACGACGGTCCGGTCACCATCCTGCTCGACTCGCGGCGGCTGTTCTAG
- a CDS encoding histidine triad nucleotide-binding protein: MSDCLFCRIVRGEIPAKLVHQDADTVAFVDINPQAPTHLLVIPRKHIPTANDLAPEDEALMGKLYRVAAALAKERGIDGSGWRAVVNTHGDAGQTVFHVHLHLLGGRRMGWPPG; this comes from the coding sequence ATGAGCGACTGCCTGTTCTGCAGGATCGTGCGGGGCGAGATCCCCGCCAAGCTGGTGCACCAGGACGCCGACACGGTGGCGTTCGTGGACATCAACCCGCAGGCGCCCACGCACCTGCTCGTCATCCCGCGCAAGCACATCCCCACCGCGAACGACCTCGCCCCCGAGGACGAGGCGCTCATGGGGAAGCTGTACCGGGTGGCGGCGGCGCTCGCGAAGGAGCGCGGGATCGACGGCTCCGGCTGGCGCGCGGTCGTGAACACGCACGGCGACGCCGGCCAGACCGTGTTCCACGTGCACCTGCACCTGCTGGGCGGCCGCCGCATGGGCTGGCCGCCCGGGTAG